A window from Barnesiella propionica encodes these proteins:
- the rpsK gene encoding 30S ribosomal protein S11, with the protein MAKKTVAAKKRNVKVDAVGQAHIHSSFNNIIVSLANSEGQVISWSSAGKMGFRGSKKNTPYAAQMAAQDCAKVAFDLGLRKVKAYVKGPGNGRESAIRTIHGAGIEVTEIVDVTPLPHNGCRPPKRRRV; encoded by the coding sequence ATGGCAAAAAAGACAGTCGCAGCAAAGAAGAGGAATGTAAAGGTTGACGCAGTTGGCCAGGCACACATCCATTCTTCGTTCAACAACATTATTGTATCGCTTGCCAACAGTGAAGGTCAGGTTATTTCTTGGTCTTCGGCAGGTAAAATGGGCTTTAGAGGTTCTAAAAAGAATACTCCGTATGCCGCTCAAATGGCCGCACAGGATTGTGCAAAAGTGGCATTTGATTTAGGCTTGAGAAAGGTAAAAGCTTATGTGAAAGGACCAGGTAACGGTCGTGAATCTGCAATCAGAACTATTCATGGTGCAGGTATCGAAGTAACCGAGATTGTCGATGTTACTCCGCTTCCACATAACGGATGTCGTCCTCCGAAAAGAAGAAGAGTCTAA
- the infA gene encoding translation initiation factor IF-1 produces MAKQAAIEQDGVIVEALSNAMFRVELENGHEITAHISGKMRMHYIKILPGDKVRVEMSPYDLSKGRIAFRYK; encoded by the coding sequence ATGGCTAAACAAGCTGCAATAGAACAAGATGGAGTAATCGTAGAAGCATTGTCAAATGCAATGTTTCGTGTAGAGCTGGAAAACGGTCACGAAATTACAGCTCATATCTCGGGGAAAATGCGTATGCATTATATAAAAATCTTACCCGGAGATAAAGTGAGAGTGGAAATGTCACCATACGATTTATCCAAAGGAAGAATTGCTTTTAGATATAAATAA
- the secY gene encoding preprotein translocase subunit SecY: MRAIETIKNIWKIEDLRKRIITTILLVLVYRVGSHVVLPGIDPGSLDALRNQTSKGLMQLLDMFSGGAFSNASIFALGIMPYITASIVIQLLGMVLPSFQKMQREGESGRTKLNQYTRYLTVLILLMQGPAYLVNLRVQMAGAFPDTGWMFIVSSTIILAAGSMFIMWLGERITDKGIGNGISFIILVGIIARLPLAFAQEFTSRLASKQGGLVMFLVEIIILLAVIAAAILLVQGTRKVPVQYAKRIVGNKQYGGARQYIPLKVNTAGVMPIIFAQAIMFIPITFANFSSDVSSSFWRSFMSNTGFWYNCVFAILIIVFTYFYTAITVQPNQMAEDMKRNNGFIPGIKPGKQTKDYLDSVMSRITLPGSIFLALVAIMPAFAQIAGVSAEFSQFFGGTSLLILVGVVLDTLQQIESHLMMRHYDGLLKSGRIKGRSGAAY, translated from the coding sequence ATGAGAGCAATAGAAACTATAAAAAACATTTGGAAGATTGAAGATCTGCGTAAACGGATCATCACTACTATCCTGTTAGTGTTGGTGTATCGCGTAGGTTCACATGTGGTACTCCCCGGTATCGATCCCGGTAGCCTGGATGCTTTACGTAACCAGACAAGTAAAGGACTAATGCAGTTGCTCGACATGTTCTCGGGCGGTGCATTCTCTAATGCATCTATTTTTGCGTTAGGTATTATGCCGTATATTACCGCTTCTATCGTTATCCAGTTGTTGGGGATGGTATTACCTTCTTTCCAGAAAATGCAACGGGAAGGTGAGAGCGGAAGGACAAAACTTAACCAATACACCCGTTATCTTACGGTGCTTATTCTTTTGATGCAAGGTCCTGCATATTTGGTTAACCTTCGTGTGCAGATGGCCGGAGCATTTCCTGATACAGGCTGGATGTTTATAGTTTCTTCTACTATTATTCTTGCTGCTGGTAGTATGTTTATCATGTGGTTGGGAGAAAGAATTACAGACAAAGGAATAGGTAACGGTATATCCTTTATCATTCTCGTAGGTATCATTGCCCGTTTGCCTCTTGCCTTTGCGCAGGAGTTTACCAGCCGTTTGGCTTCTAAACAAGGAGGATTGGTGATGTTCCTGGTAGAAATAATAATCCTTCTGGCTGTGATTGCAGCTGCAATACTATTGGTACAAGGCACTCGTAAGGTGCCCGTACAGTATGCGAAACGTATCGTAGGGAATAAGCAATACGGAGGCGCAAGGCAGTATATTCCTTTAAAGGTAAATACTGCTGGCGTAATGCCCATTATCTTTGCGCAAGCTATTATGTTTATACCTATTACGTTTGCAAATTTCTCGTCAGACGTATCGAGCTCATTCTGGCGCTCGTTCATGTCCAATACGGGATTCTGGTACAATTGTGTATTTGCAATACTGATTATAGTATTTACCTATTTTTATACGGCAATTACTGTACAACCCAATCAGATGGCCGAAGATATGAAACGTAACAATGGTTTTATTCCGGGTATAAAACCGGGAAAACAGACAAAAGACTATCTGGACTCTGTAATGTCGAGAATAACTTTGCCCGGTTCTATCTTCTTAGCACTGGTAGCAATTATGCCTGCTTTTGCACAAATAGCTGGTGTAAGTGCAGAATTTTCACAATTCTTTGGAGGTACTTCATTACTCATCCTCGTAGGTGTGGTATTGGATACATTGCAACAGATCGAAAGTCATTTAATGATGCGTCACTATGACGGACTCCTTAAATCGGGTAGAATTAAGGGGCGTAGCGGTGCCGCTTATTAA
- the rpsM gene encoding 30S ribosomal protein S13, whose translation MAIRIVGVDLPQNKRGEVALTYIYGIGRSAANTILEKAGIDKNIKVKDWTDDQSAKVREIIGAEYKVEGDLRSEVQLNIKRLMDIGCYRGVRHRNGLPVRGQSTKNNARTRKGRKKTVANKKKATK comes from the coding sequence ATGGCAATAAGAATAGTTGGTGTTGACCTACCGCAAAATAAAAGAGGCGAAGTAGCCTTGACTTATATCTATGGTATTGGTCGTAGCGCCGCAAATACCATCTTGGAAAAAGCTGGTATCGATAAAAATATTAAAGTAAAAGATTGGACTGATGATCAATCAGCTAAAGTTCGTGAGATAATAGGTGCGGAATATAAAGTAGAAGGAGATCTTCGCTCTGAAGTTCAGCTCAATATCAAACGTCTCATGGACATCGGTTGCTACCGTGGTGTACGCCATCGTAATGGTCTGCCTGTGAGAGGTCAGAGCACTAAGAATAACGCTCGTACACGTAAGGGTAGAAAGAAAACAGTTGCTAACAAGAAAAAAGCTACTAAATAA
- the ykgO gene encoding type B 50S ribosomal protein L36 — protein sequence MKVRASLKKRTPDSKIVRRNGRLYVINKKNPKYKQRQG from the coding sequence ATGAAAGTAAGAGCATCATTAAAAAAGCGTACGCCAGATAGCAAAATAGTTAGAAGAAATGGCCGCTTGTATGTAATTAACAAGAAAAACCCTAAGTATAAACAACGTCAAGGATAA
- the map gene encoding type I methionyl aminopeptidase, translating to MIYLKTNEEIELMRESNLLVGMTLGEMAKWVAPGITTLKLDKIAEEFIRDHGAVPGFLGYGGFPNSLCISVNENVVHGIPSSYVLRDGDIVSIDCGAVKNGFNGDSAYTFCVGEVAEETKALLKATKESLYIGIENAVEGKRIGDIGSAIQIYCEGKGYSVVRELCGHGVGKALHESPEVPNYGRRGTGPVLKNGMCIAIEPMINLGSRNIVVERDGWTVRTRDRKPSAHFEHTVAICGGKADILSSFKYVEDVLGDKSI from the coding sequence ATGATTTATCTCAAGACAAATGAAGAAATAGAGTTGATGCGTGAGAGTAATCTCTTGGTGGGCATGACCCTTGGTGAAATGGCTAAGTGGGTAGCTCCGGGGATTACTACGCTGAAACTTGATAAGATTGCTGAAGAATTTATACGTGATCATGGAGCCGTCCCCGGTTTTCTCGGTTATGGCGGTTTTCCCAATTCACTCTGTATCTCGGTAAACGAAAACGTAGTACATGGTATTCCATCAAGCTATGTGTTGCGAGATGGAGATATAGTTTCGATCGATTGCGGTGCGGTTAAGAATGGTTTTAATGGCGATTCTGCTTATACTTTTTGTGTGGGGGAAGTCGCCGAAGAAACAAAAGCACTCTTGAAAGCTACCAAAGAATCACTCTATATTGGCATAGAAAATGCGGTAGAAGGAAAGCGTATAGGAGACATAGGAAGCGCAATACAAATATACTGTGAAGGAAAAGGTTATTCTGTAGTACGCGAGTTGTGCGGACACGGAGTAGGAAAAGCTCTCCATGAGAGTCCCGAAGTCCCTAATTACGGTCGTAGAGGTACAGGGCCTGTCCTGAAGAATGGAATGTGCATTGCCATAGAACCTATGATAAACCTTGGCTCACGTAACATTGTTGTAGAAAGAGACGGTTGGACTGTTCGCACACGTGATCGTAAGCCTTCCGCCCATTTCGAACATACAGTAGCTATTTGCGGAGGTAAAGCAGATATCTTGTCTTCCTTCAAATATGTTGAAGACGTTTTAGGAGATAAATCAATTTAA
- the rplO gene encoding 50S ribosomal protein L15, with the protein MNLSNLKPAEGSTKTRKRIGRGSGSGLGGTSTRGHKGAKSRSGYKRKIGFEGGQMPLQRRVPKFGFKNINRVEYKAINLETLQALAEKTNASKLGIEALVEAGFISSNQLVKILGKGTISAKLEVEAHAFSKSAEAAIVAAGGTIVKL; encoded by the coding sequence ATGAACTTGAGTAATTTAAAACCCGCAGAAGGGTCAACTAAAACAAGAAAAAGAATCGGTCGTGGTTCTGGTTCAGGATTAGGGGGAACTTCTACACGCGGTCATAAAGGTGCAAAATCGAGATCTGGTTACAAACGCAAGATCGGTTTTGAAGGCGGTCAGATGCCGTTGCAACGCCGTGTTCCTAAATTTGGATTCAAGAATATAAACCGTGTTGAATACAAAGCTATCAATCTTGAGACTTTACAAGCTCTTGCTGAAAAGACCAATGCCAGTAAACTGGGTATTGAGGCTTTAGTAGAAGCTGGGTTCATTTCTTCGAATCAATTAGTAAAAATTCTTGGTAAAGGTACTATTTCGGCGAAACTGGAAGTGGAAGCCCATGCTTTCTCTAAAAGTGCTGAAGCCGCTATCGTTGCCGCAGGTGGAACAATAGTTAAACTCTAA
- the rpsD gene encoding 30S ribosomal protein S4 — translation MARYTGPRTKIARKFGEAIFGPDKVLSKKNYPPGQHGANKRRKTSEYGIQLREKQKAKYTYGVLEKQFRNLFEKASRTKGIKGEVLLQLLEARLDNVVFRLGLAPTRSAARQLVSHRHIVVDGKVVNIPSYSLKPGQVVGVREKSKSLEIIADSLSGFNHSKYPWLEWDESSKSGKVLHTPERADIPENIKEQLIVELYSK, via the coding sequence ATGGCAAGATATACCGGACCTAGAACAAAAATTGCTCGTAAATTTGGCGAAGCTATTTTCGGGCCAGATAAAGTTCTTTCAAAAAAGAATTATCCCCCGGGACAGCATGGTGCAAATAAAAGAAGAAAAACTTCAGAATATGGTATTCAGTTGCGAGAGAAACAAAAAGCTAAATATACTTATGGTGTATTGGAAAAACAGTTCCGCAACTTATTCGAAAAAGCCTCACGTACCAAAGGTATCAAAGGTGAAGTGTTGTTACAATTACTTGAAGCACGTCTTGACAATGTAGTATTCCGTTTAGGTTTAGCACCTACCCGTTCTGCCGCTCGTCAGTTGGTTTCGCATCGTCACATCGTAGTAGATGGAAAAGTAGTTAATATCCCTTCATATTCATTGAAACCCGGTCAGGTTGTAGGTGTTCGCGAAAAATCGAAATCTTTGGAAATAATCGCTGACTCTTTGTCAGGATTTAATCACAGCAAATATCCTTGGTTGGAATGGGATGAAAGCTCTAAGAGCGGTAAAGTGCTTCACACTCCCGAGAGAGCCGATATTCCTGAAAATATCAAAGAACAGTTGATCGTTGAGTTGTATTCTAAATAA